A segment of the Euzebyales bacterium genome:
CGTCCACGTGTCCGGCCTCGCGCACGTCCCGCGGGCGCAACGGGCCAAGGTCGAGCGGCTCGACAAGGGCTTCTCGCGGGTGACCCTGCGGTACGGGTTCCGCGACCAGATCGACGTGCCGGGCGCGCTTGCCCAGAAGGTGTTCCATCGGCGGGGGTTCGACGACGACGACCTGACCTACGTCGTCGGCCACGAGGACGTCTATGCCACGTCCCGACCCGGCATGCCGCTGTGGCGTGAGCGCCTGTTCGTGGTGATGAACCGCAACGCGACGAATGTCACCCAGCTGTTCAAGCTGCCGCTGGACCGCGTGGTCGAGATCGGCCGGCCGGTCGACATCTGACGTCGGGTCAGAGCTGGGCGAGCACCCTGCCGCCGAGCCGCGCCAGCCCGACCAGGATCGCCAGGCCCGCCAGGGCCTCGCCGCGCAGCGCGCCGTGCGAGCGGTCGATGCGGCGCAGGGCGAGGAAGCCGAGAACCGGCGCGATGAACGCGCCCACCTGCACGAGCGTGAACGCCAGCGACACGATCGCCAACATGCTCATGCGGGCCCGTACGTACACGGGCCGGTGCGTCACCACGGGCCGGGCCGGGACGGCCGTGCGCCGCTCGGGGACCCGTCCCCCGGGCGCGGGCGCCGGGGGGACGGCCGTGCGCCGCTCGGGGACCCGTCCTCCCGGCGCGGGCGCCGGTTGCGGGGCGTCGGACCCCCGGCGCCTGCGCACCCAGCCGCCGAGGCCGGACGGTGCCGCCGGTTCCGGAGTGGAATCGGGCACGGCGCGCCGGGTCGCCGGTGCAGGCGCCGGCAGGACGTCGGTCGGGCGCCCACCGGCACCGTCGATCGCCGCGTCCAGGGCGTCAAGGAGGGCGTCGAGCGAGGCGTAGCGCTCGTCCGGCTCCTTGGCGGTCGCCGTCGTCACCACATGGTCGATGGCGGGGGTGACGTCCGGGCGCAGGCTGCTGGGTGGCGGGACGTGCTCCCTGGCGTGGCGGAGCGCGGCGGCCATCGGCACCTCGGCAGGCAGCGGCGTCCGTCCCGTCAACGCCTCGAAGGCGACGATCCCCAGCGAGTACTGGTCGCTGGCCCACGTCGCAGCCTGGCCGAGCACGACCTCCGGCGCCATGTACTGCACGCTGCCGAGCATCGTGCCGACTGGGGTGAGCCTGGTCGAGTCGAGGGCACGGGCGATGCCGAAGTCGGCCACCCTGACGTGCCCCGAGGCGTCATGCAGCAGGTTCTCGGGCTTGACGTCGCGGTGGACGAGCCCGACGGCGTGGACGGCGCCGAGCCCGCCGCACGCCTCGACGAGGAAGGCCAGCAGCTCCGTGGGCTCCAGCCGGGACCGGTGGTCCAGCACGTCGCGCAGCGACGGCCCGTCGACGAGCTCCATGACGATGAACGGCGTGCCGGCGTGCTCGTCCTGGTCGAGCACCGCCACGACGTTGGGGTGGCGGACCCGCGCGGCGTGGCGGGCCTCAGCACGGAACCGGTCGCGGACCTCGGCGTCCTCCGCCAGGTGCGGGTGGAGCACCTTGACGGCGACGGCGCGGTCAAGCCGCTCATCCCATCCGCGGTACACCGTCCCCATGCCTCCGGACGCGATCCGCGCGGCGACACGGTAGCGCCGCTGCAGCAGCGTCCCCGTCTCGGGTCCCGCACCATGGACCGGCATGTCCACCTCTCATCCGCGTCCGCGCGTGCCACGCCCGGGCCGGCACTCGTACCCAACATGATGCTCGACGTCGATCGCCCCGGCAAAGGGATGGTCGAGGCCGCGAGCGAGAATTTCCCGCTGCAGCGCTACGCCGAGGGCACGTGGGCGTCGTTCGCGGCGATGACCGACGAGCAGAGCGGGCTGCCCGCGGACAGCCTCAAGGCCGACGGCACGCGCAGCGTGCAGACCTCGACCACGAACATCGGCGCATACATGTGGAGCGCGCTGGTGGCCGAGCGGCTGGGCGTCATCGGCCACGGCGAGAC
Coding sequences within it:
- a CDS encoding protein kinase, with protein sequence MPVHGAGPETGTLLQRRYRVAARIASGGMGTVYRGWDERLDRAVAVKVLHPHLAEDAEVRDRFRAEARHAARVRHPNVVAVLDQDEHAGTPFIVMELVDGPSLRDVLDHRSRLEPTELLAFLVEACGGLGAVHAVGLVHRDVKPENLLHDASGHVRVADFGIARALDSTRLTPVGTMLGSVQYMAPEVVLGQAATWASDQYSLGIVAFEALTGRTPLPAEVPMAAALRHAREHVPPPSSLRPDVTPAIDHVVTTATAKEPDERYASLDALLDALDAAIDGAGGRPTDVLPAPAPATRRAVPDSTPEPAAPSGLGGWVRRRRGSDAPQPAPAPGGRVPERRTAVPPAPAPGGRVPERRTAVPARPVVTHRPVYVRARMSMLAIVSLAFTLVQVGAFIAPVLGFLALRRIDRSHGALRGEALAGLAILVGLARLGGRVLAQL
- a CDS encoding DUF3131 domain-containing protein, which encodes MDRHVHLSSASARATPGPALVPNMMLDVDRPGKGMVEAASENFPLQRYAEGTWASFAAMTDEQSGLPADSLKADGTRSVQTSTTNIGAYMWSALVAERLGVIGHGETVDRLGKTMTTLERLERHAPSGQYFNWYDHRRGRS